The genomic DNA AAGGTAGGGCCGCCCGGCAGAGGCTCAGAGGAGCACGACCCAGATTTAGGCCCAAAGGAGACTCTGCTTTCCCTCACCAGGCTGGACTACTGGGGCGGCAACGCTTCCGGAGACCTGGTACCCAGACTAGCACTTCCTACCGCCTAGTGTTCCCGGCTTGTCTGCCCGCGCAGTCGTGCCCCCATCATCTTCAAACCAGTTCCTGGATGAGCGGAAGTCGTCTTTCACACCGAGGCCCAACCATCACCCATTTGCCCACAGCAGGCCCACTCTTCCCAGGGAGTGATGGAAGggcttcctgagtgtggggagGGGCCCCCAGACTCCCAGGGCCATGCTACAGACGGGAGGAGGCTTGCTTTGTGCAGTTTTGAGAACACCCAGCAGGAGGAGGAACTGGCTCACCAGATACAGGCTATGGACCCCAGACCTTCAAGCCCAGCAGTAGGGGCAACCCAAGGCACAGCAATACAGGGAGGTTTCTTGTCCAAGAAGTCTCAATCACTTCCAGCTCAAAGGACTGCAGATGGGTCCAGGCACTGCCGGAGGAGCATGGTAGGGGATCCCTCCGCCCAGTCAGAGGAGCCAGCCTTCTCTGAAGTGGACAATCGCTTGTACGCTATGTCTTCTCACCTCAGCCTGACCCAGGGTGAGGATGCTAGTCGAGGAGGAGGCTTGctaggggacccaggttcaggcAGAGCGCTGCCAACTGGCTTTAGCCCTTTGCCAGAGACATCATCGTCAAAGCTACTGGAGGAAGGTAAGGAGACTGGGAGACCTGTGGAGGGAGTGGGGCCCTACTCAGCCTGAACCCCTAGTCCATGAAGGGGCTTTGTGGGGGACTGTCCCAATTCAGACCTGAGCCGTTTCTCTTCTCAAGACTCTAGCGGATCCAGCGTCCCTaagcctgctgctgctgacagTCTCCTAGCTCAAGACCTCACCTGGGAGCTCCTGGCCAGTGGCATGGCTGCCCTACCAGGTAGCTGGGAGGACTTAGATATCTGACGTGGAGGAAGGGTGACCTAATTCTGCcagtcttcattttctcctctccgCAGGGACGCGCGATGCCGAAGGCCGAGCAGTGCtgcttctgtgtgcccacagcccaggttggcttcatcCCAAGTGTAACAGCCATGAGTTTCTGAGTCTTTTATTCTACCTTCGAGGCATCCCCAGGTTTGAAGGAGAAACCTAGGagttgaggggtgggggtgggggcggggtggagaaCGGGACACTGAGCCTGAGCTGTGACGTGCTATGATCTGTGAATcaagcattaaaacaaaactcCCCATTTAGGCCTGAAGTGCAGGCCCTGGGACTGACCGTACTGGTTGATGCCCGAATTTGTTCCCCGAGCTCTTTGCTCATCAGGGGCCTCAGGCAACTACAAGTGAGTAGAGAGTTTTGGCCCCTTTCCATTTGTCTTCTGTATAGGCGAGGGGTAGGAGCTGAACTTTGATTCCTTGCAGGAAGCAGCCCCAGGATCTGTACAAGAAGTGCTGCTGTTTGGAAAGATGCCAGAAGAAATGTCCACAGGGCTTCAGGTACCGAGCCAGGTTGGCTAGGATGGAGGTGGGGAATCTTTGTCCACACATTTCCTGCACCATCCCGCCGTCTTCTGCAGTTCAAGCATCTTCCCTCTCACCAAAGCCTGCTGACCCACATTCCTCACGTGGAGTTGCCCACGTCGCTAGGAGGATGCCTATCTTactgccatcaagcctggctgGATTTCCGGATGGTCAGTGCGCCAGCTGGGGGTGGAAGGTTCTGGTTGGACCTGGTAGGGAGCCTTTCCTGGGTCAGCTTGACCAGGAGGAAACTGGCTGCTGTGGTCTGGAGCCTGGGAGCAACCCTGCACGTTGGTCATGCTGTCTGTCTGCTCACAGCGTCTGGAAACCCTACAGCAGAGTTGCCGGGTGGTTTGTGCCCTGCTTCGGGGGGTCATCGGCAGTATGGAGGCTGCGCAGCAGCCCGCAGAGTCCGGAGTGAGTCTCCCCTCCAAATTGCCTCAAATGTTCCCCTGACTTCCTATTTCTCTCCCTTGTCCACCAATGCATGTTGCTCCTCTCAATTACAGGAAGTTGGTCAGCTACTCCAGCAGTCACAGTCCCTCATGCAGCAGGTGTTAGAGTCGCCTCAGTTGTCATGGTTACAAAGCCAGGGAAGCCTGGAGCTGGCATGGCTGAAGCAAGGGATGGCAGAGGTGAACCTGAGCCCTGATGACAGGTAAATGCAAGCGCAGCTACCAGAACTTAGCCCAGCTCAGCCTCCTGTACGTGTGTCTGATACTCAACCAGCTGCCTCGGCACATGCTAGATGCGAGTCCCAGCATAGTAGAGAAAGGGCCTGCAGAGTGCAGGACAAGGTCGTATGCCTTCCACAGGTCTGCAGTGGACAAGGCTGATGAGCTGTATGGTCAAGTGGATGGACTGTTGCATCAGCTAACGCTGCAGAGCAACCAGCGAGTACGGACCCTAGAGCTCCTCCAAGCGCTGGAAGCCCAGGAGGGTGGGCTGCGCCAGGTGGGAACTACCTATCCAGAGTGTGTCCTGCCTGTGGTCTCAGCTGTAACTCCCACCATAGCAGCTGCCTTCGTGTGCTCCTACTTGTGTCCTCCAGATTGAAGTATGGCTACAGGAGGTGGGCTGGCCAGGACTGGAGGAACCAGTGGAACCCTCACTGGACGTGCTGCTACAGGCCCAAGGCCCTTTTCAAGAGCTGGACCAGGTTGCCCAGGTAAGTTTCCATACTTGTTCATTCTGCAGGGACTGGGGCCAGGGCCTAGGGCTGTGGCACGAGTGAAGGCAAACATCCTTTTCTCTCGGAGGTTACCATTCAGCAGAGATCAGTTGTAATCAGAGGTTCATGTATTTGCACACAAACATAAGGACGCTAGGAAGAAGCAGCATGGAAGAATAATTTGGGGATGGAGAGACGATCAAGGCTGCGAAACAGTATGTTCAGAAGTTCTGTGGCAGAGAGCCGGCATGGTGATGCACATGCCTTCAGTTCGGgcagagagccgggcgtggtgatgcacatgcCTTCAGTTCGGGCTCTGAAGAGGCAGAGGATTGTTGTACCAGGACTTCATAAGAGTCCCGGcctcaaaaaaaggggggcaggctagagagatggctcagtggttaagagcactgactgcccttccagaggtcctgagttcagttcctgacaccctctcacagacatacatatgtcggcaaaacaccagtgcaaataaaataattaaaaaaaaaaaagtcttgtggTAGAAGGGTGGGGTGAGGTGAAGTACATCTAGAAACTGATACTACCAAGAAGTTTAAGAAATTCCATAACCAGATTGAGTATCTAGGAAGATGACATTGGCTTCTGGGAAAATGGATGTAGGAAATCCAGTTTAGAGGTAGCTGAGTGTCTGTTAGGGATAGGTTCCAGGACATATCTTGGATAAATGTGTGGATGCTCAGGTCCCTTACATAAAGTGGTGTAGTGCTTGCAGATAGCCTATAGACATcctttcatacttttaaaataatcaaatactttttttcctttgtttttttttttttgagacagtgtttctctgtgtagccttggctgtcctggacttggctttgtagaccaggctggcctcaaactcaaagcaatccacctgcctctgcctccccaactgcaagaattaaaggtgtgtgccactgtgtctggctctcTCAAATACCTTTAATACAAAGTTAGTTAAATCCATGAATGTGAAGCCCACATATATGGAACCTACAAATACAGAGGCCCAACTGTAATGCTTCATCTGCCTAGAATggtagttaaaaaaaacaaaaaaacaaaaaaacagacgtAGAAAATCTGTAGGACTTGATAATACAGCCATGTGAGACGGTGAAAGGACTCAGGGGATCGGGTGTTTTGATGGAAGACCTTCATGTGTCCAGTTTTAGCTGTGCTTGGGAATGAGGAAGGACTCTGGGTTTTgccctggagtctgatgccaGAGGAAGgatccaagtgtgggatggatcagcagctgagttcagcctgtttCTCCAGGGACAGGTCAGGCAAGGGGAGAAGCTACTGCAGCCTCTGCTTGGCTGGGAGGCTCCTGAGCTGGGGCCCCTTGCAAAGCGCTTTCTGGCCCTGAGATCCCAGCTGACGGAATTTTCCAGAGCTTTGGCCCAGAGGCGCCAGCGGTTGACAGATGCTGAGAAGCTGTTTCAGCTCTTCAAGCAGGTAGCTGAGCTGGAGGGGTTGTACCTGTCACCACCCAAACTCCAGAGTCTGAGAGCCTTCTGTCTGGCttgcttgttctcttttcttcctttcagtctGATCTCAAAATTGTGAACTTCTGGATTGTAGCCTGGGACCAACGTCCCCTAGCTAGCCAGAGAGTGGGACAGGGAGCACAAGAGAAGGCGCTGGAAGCTTGCTGATGTCCTGCTTTTATGTCTCTGTGACCTTGGTGTTACAGGCCTCaacatggatggaggaagggcagCGGGTCCTAACAGAGCTGCAGCAGGAGCGCCCAGAGGTTGTGCTGCAGCAACTACAGCTGCACTGGACAAGACATCCTGACCTGCCCCCTGCCCACTTCCGGAAAATGTGGGCTCTGGCCACAGGCCTAGGCTCAGAAGGCATCCGCCAGGAATGCCGCTGGGCCTGGGCACAATGCCAGGACACCTGGCTGGCTCTGGATCAGAAGCTTGAGGCTGCACTGAAGCCACCATCAATGAACAGCACAGCTACCCTGCGTGTCAGGAGGGCCCCTGCTGTACCCATCATCCCTCCACTGAGGAAGGCCTATAGCTTTGATCGGAATCTGGGGCAGCATCTTGGTGATGCTGCCCATCATGGCCACTATGCAACCACTATTGCTGACTGCCACAGACCTGAGGCTGGAGGTGGTGTCCAGCCCAGATCATCCCCTTCCGTGCCTCTTTCAAACAACTCTGATTGCAGGAGCCCCAACAGGTATCAGCagagggcggggcaggggggtCAGTGGAGGGTCTTGGGTCCTGACTTCACCTACCTCGTAGGCTACAGCTAGTACTGTCAGAGATGGTGGCCACAGAGCGTGAGTATGTCCGGGCCCTTGACTACACAATACAGAACTACTTCCCTGAGCTAGATCGACCCGATGTGCCCCAGGGCCTCCGGGGCCAGCGCGCCCACCtctttggcaaccttgaaaagcTTCGGGATTTCCACCACCATTTCTTCCTGCGTGAGCTAGAAGCTTGTACCAGGCACCCGCCTCGAGTGGCTTATGCCTTTCTGCGTCATGTAAGTTCCATAGGCCACGTGAGCTCTGGAGAGCTTTTGGACACAATACATAATGCCAGGCTCTGCACAGAGAGTACTCTGGGAGAAAGCAGACCACCGTGAGGGTACAGCTATGAGTGAGACCCACAGAAATCTCTGCCTCTTGAGGTGTTTTCACTTCATCAGGTTCAGAGATGTACAAATAAAAAGGATCATTCTAGATTACACTTAGGATGGTAATTACACCTGGGGCAGGGTTCCCAGTTTAAAAGAGAGGGTGTTTGAGCAGGGGCAAAGGAGGTGTAGAGAGTAAGTTCCAATCCCAGAAGAGAGGCCTAGTGGACATAGCATGGCTGAGAATAGTGAACACCTGAGTCCCAGAGTCCCAGAACCCTGCGAGGTGCAGAGCTGAATGTGGCAGCTGGACAGCTCCTGCAGAGCACTGGTTCTTGCTGGATCATCCGCATTCAGAGGGGTATCTGCAGGGCTAGGGAGAAGCTCCTTGCCCTGGAGCCACTTACTGGCATCTTTGTCCTCATAAGCTGAGAGAGTGGTGTAGCCTAGGTGGGGGGGATATCTTTTGGGGGCCAGTCCTCTGGCGCCTGCGCTGAGCCATGTGTCCTTGTAGAGGGTGCAGTTTGGAATGTATGCACTGTACAGCAAGAACAAACCTCGTTCTGATGCCCTGATGAGTAACTATGGTCACACCTTCTTCAAGGTAAGGAGCCTGGGACTATAGGACgagcagggctgggggtgggggtggggggaaatacTCCACAACCACTCTGTTATCTCCTACTTATGTGCAGGAGAAACAGCAAGCACTGGGAGACCACCTGGACTTGGCTTCCTACTTACTCAAGCCCATCCAGCGCATGAGCAAGTACGCCTTGCTACTGCAGGAGCTGGCAAGGGCCTGTGGGGGCCCAGCGCAAGAGCTAGGTGCCCTCCAGGCAGCCCAGAGCCTTGTGCACTTCCAGCTGCGACATGGCAATGACCTGCTGGCCATGGATGCCATCCAGGGCTGTGATGTGAGTCACCCAGCCCATGTGGGGAAGCACCGTGGACACAGAAGAGAAGGGCAGGAATGGTTGGACATCTGCTCGCCTTCAACTTTGCAGGTTAACCTCAAGGAGCAAGGGCAGCTGGTGCGACAGGATGAGTTCACAGTGCGGGCGGGGCGCCACAAGTCCTGCCGTCGTGTTTTCCTCTTTGAGGAGCTGCTGCTCTTCAGCAAGCCTCGCCGTGGGCCTGCAGGCGTTGACATATTTACCTACAAGCGTTCCTTCAAAGTAAGTCCACATGACCCTGACCCCTGCCTCCTGTCCCCCACCTATGCCTCACCGAGCTCTTACCCCTGGCCATGTAGATGGCAGACCTTGGCCTCACTGAGTGTTGTGGGGAAAGCAAACTGCGCTTTGAGATCTGGTTCCGTCGTCGCAAGGCCAGGGCCCTGTTCGTGCTACAGGCCTCCAGTGTGGCCACTAAACAAGCCTGGACAGCGGATATCTCCCGCCTGCTCTGGAGGCAGGCTGTCCACAACAAAGGTGAGTTCTTGGACAAGTCCAGAGAGCATatgtcctcccaggagcctgaGAAGGTTCACACTCAGAGGGAAGGTAAAGCTTCTTGAGTGTGTCTTGGCAGAGACTGGGATGAATCTAGTGACTTGGAAAAGcttgggaagagggagaggtgCAGCAGCAGCCAACAGTgcaggagaaagaacagaggtCTCATGCCCTAAAAGGGACGTTGTACCTTTCCCAGGGGTGCCTGGGAGCAGGGAGTCTGGTACCAGAAAGAGTCATGGCTGATCTCTGGGGTATGGGTATATAGAAAAAGCGTGTTAGATACAGCTCGGGAGGCTTCGCTTATGCCTTATTCTCTACTCAGAGGTGCGCATGGCTGAGATGGCATCCATGGGTGTGGGGAACAAGGCCTTCTGGGACATTGCCCCCAGTGAGGAAGCTATCAATGACCGCAGTATCGACTATGTCCTAAAGAGACGAGGTGAGGAGTTGGGTAGGTGTTCTACAGGGGATGGGAGTGAAGAGTGGGCATCCCACAGGGGGCGGGAATGAGGAGAGGGCGTCCTATGGGCACAGGAATGAGGAGTGAGCATCCtatgggagtgggggtgaggagtGGGCATCTCacagggggtgggagtgaggagtAGGCATCTCacagggggtgggagtgaggagtgggCATCTCacagggggtgggagtgaggagtgggCATCTCacagggggtgggagtgaggagtgggCATCTCacagggggtgggagtgaggagtggCATCTCacagggggtgggagtgaggagtgggCATCTCacagggggtgggagtgaggagtgggCATCTCacagggggtgggagtgaggagtgggCATCTCacagggggtgggagtgaggagtgggCATCTCacagggggtgggagtgaggagtgggCATCctatgggggtgggagtgaggagagggcatcctatgggggtgggagtgaggaggcCATATGGACTTTTATCTCTCCTTGCCTGTGCTTCCCTGGCTACCTCAGGCCAGACTGGGCTCTGACCTGCCCCTTTCCTACACAGATGTTCGCTCTAGGGCCTCCATTGCTGTGGCCCCACTTGACTATGACAACCCCTATCTGGGTGCCTTGGGATCCCTTCCTGGAGACCGTGCCTCTTGCTCTGTTCTGGGGTCTCTGAATCTGCACCTGTACAAAGATCCAGCTCTTCAGGGTGTTCACTGTTCCCTGTATCCACCCAACTTCCCGGAGGAGGCCATGCTGGATGCTGAGGCGGAGCTGGGCAGCCAGCCCTCCTTGAGTATGTGTGGTCTTA from Acomys russatus chromosome 26, mAcoRus1.1, whole genome shotgun sequence includes the following:
- the Plekhg4 gene encoding LOW QUALITY PROTEIN: puratrophin-1 (The sequence of the model RefSeq protein was modified relative to this genomic sequence to represent the inferred CDS: substituted 1 base at 1 genomic stop codon); translated protein: MEGLPECGEGPPDSQGHATDGRRLALCSFENTQQEEELAHQIQAMDPRPSSPAVGATQGTAIQGGFLSKKSQSLPAQRTADGSRHCRRSMVGDPSAQSEEPAFSEVDNRLYAMSSHLSLTQGEDASRGGGLLGDPGSGRALPTGFSPLPETSSPXRGFVGDCPNSDLSRFSSQDSSGSSVPKPAAADSLLAQDLTWELLASGMAALPGTRDAEGRAVLLLCAHSPGWLHPKCNSHEFLSLLFYLRGIPRPEVQALGLTVLVDARICSPSSLLIRGLRQLQEAAPGSVQEVLLFGKMPEEMSTGLQFKHLPSHQSLLTHIPHVELPTSLGGCLSYCHQAWLDFRMRLETLQQSCRVVCALLRGVIGSMEAAQQPAESGEVGQLLQQSQSLMQQVLESPQLSWLQSQGSLELAWLKQGMAEVNLSPDDRSAVDKADELYGQVDGLLHQLTLQSNQRVRTLELLQALEAQEGGLRQIEVWLQEVGWPGLEEPVEPSLDVLLQAQGPFQELDQVAQGQVRQGEKLLQPLLGWEAPELGPLAKRFLALRSQLTEFSRALAQRRQRLTDAEKLFQLFKQASTWMEEGQRVLTELQQERPEVVLQQLQLHWTRHPDLPPAHFRKMWALATGLGSEGIRQECRWAWAQCQDTWLALDQKLEAALKPPSMNSTATLRVRRAPAVPIIPPLRKAYSFDRNLGQHLGDAAHHGHYATTIADCHRPEAGGGVQPRSSPSVPLSNNSDCRSPNRLQLVLSEMVATEREYVRALDYTIQNYFPELDRPDVPQGLRGQRAHLFGNLEKLRDFHHHFFLRELEACTRHPPRVAYAFLRHRVQFGMYALYSKNKPRSDALMSNYGHTFFKEKQQALGDHLDLASYLLKPIQRMSKYALLLQELARACGGPAQELGALQAAQSLVHFQLRHGNDLLAMDAIQGCDVNLKEQGQLVRQDEFTVRAGRHKSCRRVFLFEELLLFSKPRRGPAGVDIFTYKRSFKMADLGLTECCGESKLRFEIWFRRRKARALFVLQASSVATKQAWTADISRLLWRQAVHNKEVRMAEMASMGVGNKAFWDIAPSEEAINDRSIDYVLKRRDVRSRASIAVAPLDYDNPYLGALGSLPGDRASCSVLGSLNLHLYKDPALQGVHCSLYPPNFPEEAMLDAEAELGSQPSLTPEESEVSSQCPSVSGSSGSDSSCVSGQALGRGLEDLSCVSVTFCLMPTSPSQPAWCLFFRGDGNGWVRAISQRTPSPPLEPKK